One Eublepharis macularius isolate TG4126 chromosome 6, MPM_Emac_v1.0, whole genome shotgun sequence DNA segment encodes these proteins:
- the RNF168 gene encoding E3 ubiquitin-protein ligase RNF168: MSNELETPLSLSDCLCNICMEIFLEPVTLPCQHTLCNPCFQLTVEKASLCCPFCRRRVSSWARYNARKNTLINLKLWGKILKYFPEECKRRINGQDLEENVCIPQPARCLSKPGELRQEYEAEITKVEAERRAYEQEESKASEEYIRKLLAEEEEQQRLAEEMKKQMAEQLLVDEKLARELSLNLNSSTEDHILGSLSPGPSPLNSCKTSKSKSGYSGDIKKYLSPKSCTASPTMILFNKSEEENTGSFSWESSSTKNSFICEEEGREEEMPILTPEITIKESDTKVTFLDPLIPQLNVYTKDEATTLGLDLTCLSTYRGNELASKLSSVTCKEDSRLVDPFSKREAAVSDFENDTLIENMHLSKHAKLGTCQKIQISVISGNQQNSGTAACNLMVENHPVGNINHSGSLNEISLSKRKSQESSPETAANSHLKDKRRRTFSETTEEEMNEIEQQMGLEQKFYERLKQEQQDRLLALKLQKEMDKEEKTLNRKKGSPDEYHLRPKTSQSEHESPVSCKLSKNSKPPNKKTEVDQRKLRRSSQNENCKPPNKHQPKPLGIKGGNVLNCVLNSSDSKEAELLPNKQKTILQMFKRSVTK, from the exons ATGTCAAATGAATTGGAGACTCCGCTTTCCTTATCTGACTGTCTTTGCAATATTTGCATGGAAATTTTTCTGGAACCTGTCACATTGCCATGCCAACACACACTCTGCAATCCCTGTTTCCAGCTTACTGTAGAGAAGGCCAGTTTATGCTGTCCTTTCTGCCGTCGACGGGTCTCTTCTTGGGCACGTTATAATGCCCGTAAGAACactcttattaatttgaaattatgGGGAAAGATTTTGAAGTATTTCCCTGAAGAATGCAAACGTAGAATTAATGGTCAGGATCTAGAAGAAAACG TATGCATACCTCAGCCAGCACGTTGCTTAAGTAAGCCTGGAGAATTAAGACAGGAGTATGAAGCTGAGATTACTAAG GTGGAGGCAGAGCGACGGGCTTATGAACAAGAGGAGAGTAAAGCAAGTGAAGAGTATATTAGAAAGCTGTTAGCAGAAGAAGAAGAGCAGCAGAGGCTAGCAGAAGAAATGAAAAAACAGATGGCAGAACAATTACTAGTAGATGAAAAATTGGCCCGGGAGCTAAGTTTGAATCTG AACAGCTCTACAGAGGATCATATACTCGGAAGTCTATCACCTGGCCCATCCCCCTTGAATTCCTGCAAAACATCAAAGAGCAAATCAGGTTATTCTGGGGACATTAAAAA gtaTTTGTCTCCAAAATCCTGTACTGCTTCACCTACAATGATACTCTTCAACAAATCAGAGGAAGAAAACACGGGTTCCTTTTCTTGG GAAAGCAGCAGTACTAAAAACAGTTTTATAtgtgaggaggaagggagagaagaggaGATGCCCATACTGACTCCAGAAATAACAATCAAGGAGAGTGACACCAAAGTTACTTTTTTAGATCCATTGATACCACAATTAAATGTTTATACTAAAGATGAAGCAACCACTCTCGGTCTGGATCTGACATGCCTTTCCACTTATCGGGGAAATGAACTTGCCAGTAAACTTTCCAGTGTCACATGCAAGGAAGACTCTCGGCTAGTGGATCCTTTTTCAAAGAGAGAAGCAGCTGTTTCTGACTTTGAAAATGACACGCTTATAGAAAATATGCACTTGTCTAAACATGCAAAACTTGGCACTTGTCAGAAAATACAAATATCTGTGATTTCTGGTAACCAACAGAACAGCGGTACGGCAGCCTGCAATTTAATGGTGGAAAACCACCCAGTTGGAAATATAAACCACAGTGGATCTCTGAATGAAATTTCTTTATCAAAGAGAAAATCTCAAGAATCATCCCCTGAAACAGCAGCCAATTCACACTTGAAGGATAAAAGAAGAAGAACTTTCTCTGAAACTACTGAAGAAGAGATGAATGAGATAGAACAACAAATGGGTTTGGAGCAGAAATTTTATGAAAGGTTGAAGCAAGAACAGCAGGACAGACTTCTGGCTCTGAAGCTTCAGAAGGAAATGGACAAAGAAGAGAAAACTCTAAATCGCAAAAAAGGCTCTCCAGATGAGTACCATTTGCGCCCCAAAACATCTCAGTCAGAACATGAATCTCCAGTTTCTTGTAAACTGTCAAAGAACTCAAAACCTCCAAACAAGAAGACTGAAGTGGATCAACGCAAACTGCGCAGAAGCTCTCAGAATGAAAACTGTAAGCCGCCTAACAAACACCAGCCAAAGCCACTTGGTATAAAAGGAGGAAATGTTTTGAATTGTGTACTCAACAGTTCAGACTCTAAGGAGGCAGAATTGCTGCCAAATAAGCAAAAAACAATCCTTCAGATGTTTAAAAGATCTGTCACAAAGTAG